Proteins co-encoded in one Roseofilum capinflatum BLCC-M114 genomic window:
- a CDS encoding RNA-guided endonuclease InsQ/TnpB family protein, with protein MTQKAFKFRFYPTPEQETLLRKTLGCTRLIYNRALAARTEAWYERQERIGYKETSAMLTEWKKLDELDFLNEVSCVPLQQGLRHLQKAYTNFFAGRAKYPNFKKKSNGASAEFTKSAFKYRDGNVYLAKCADPLPIRWSRQLPKEAVPSTITVRLTPSGCWYVSLLVDISIAPLPPATGKLGIDLGISSLLTLSDGTKITNPKTFRDKRRKLRKAHKALARKQKGSNNRYKARLKVARIHAEIADARQDHLHKLTTQLICENQMIVVEDLAVKNMIKNHKLALSISDASWGEIVRQLEYKAEWYGRELVKIDRWFPSSKRCSNCGHIVDKMPLNIRDWVCPDCGCNHDRDVNAAKNILAAGLAVSVCGATVRPEESKSRKAGAMKQKP; from the coding sequence ATGACTCAAAAAGCATTTAAGTTTCGTTTTTATCCAACTCCTGAACAGGAAACCCTGTTGAGGAAGACGCTTGGCTGTACTCGCTTGATCTATAACCGTGCATTAGCGGCAAGGACTGAAGCATGGTATGAGCGGCAAGAGCGTATCGGATATAAGGAAACGTCGGCAATGCTAACTGAGTGGAAGAAACTGGATGAATTAGACTTTCTGAATGAAGTTAGTTGTGTCCCATTACAGCAAGGCTTAAGGCATTTGCAGAAGGCATATACAAACTTCTTTGCAGGCCGGGCTAAGTATCCCAATTTCAAGAAAAAGTCGAACGGCGCAAGTGCAGAGTTCACCAAGTCTGCCTTCAAGTATCGTGATGGCAATGTATATTTGGCGAAGTGCGCTGATCCATTACCGATTCGGTGGTCTAGACAACTCCCTAAAGAAGCAGTGCCTAGCACTATCACCGTAAGACTTACACCTTCTGGTTGCTGGTATGTATCCTTGTTGGTTGATATCAGCATTGCGCCATTGCCACCAGCTACCGGCAAGCTAGGGATTGACTTGGGTATTTCCAGTTTGTTGACCCTGAGTGACGGCACTAAGATAACCAACCCTAAAACGTTTCGGGATAAGCGTCGGAAACTTCGCAAAGCTCACAAAGCACTGGCACGGAAACAGAAAGGCTCGAACAACCGATATAAGGCACGGCTTAAGGTTGCTCGTATCCATGCTGAAATTGCCGATGCTAGACAAGACCATCTTCACAAGCTGACGACTCAATTGATTTGTGAAAACCAAATGATCGTTGTAGAGGACTTGGCTGTGAAGAACATGATCAAAAACCACAAGCTTGCCCTTTCTATTAGTGATGCAAGTTGGGGTGAGATAGTTCGACAGTTGGAATACAAAGCGGAATGGTATGGGCGGGAACTGGTCAAGATTGACCGTTGGTTCCCATCATCTAAACGTTGTTCTAACTGTGGGCACATCGTTGACAAAATGCCGCTTAATATTCGTGATTGGGTGTGTCCTGACTGTGGGTGCAACCATGATCGTGATGTTAATGCAGCAAAGAATATTTTGGCCGCTGGGCTGGCGGTTTCAGTCTGTGGAGCGACTGTAAGACCTGAAGAGAGTAAATCTCGGAAGGCTGGTGCGATGAAACAGAAACCCTGA